Proteins encoded together in one Simkaniaceae bacterium window:
- a CDS encoding ATP-grasp domain-containing protein, producing MKKLHIANVNFEFLIDRPQQVNLASSFYLHPNFLQLQFLPPLYTQEPYLTTTKMGINNFTFDNPPEGDFEVESWGYSPLIAEWAHQKGYVYHMPSYDLVKLASSKKFSFLNSPQLPGSKLISSTDDLDFDQYPVVLKSEYGFAGRGLKIYHAPPDPKDPFIQRELTMGRCLIAEPWVQTHLNFSTQYYLSPTSIEKLTSCIIENDAKGAYLSTYTGVDHLLRQYTEHYIEAEKLLKKLQTMGYFGHVGVDAFIWDKGLHPIVEINPRKTMSYVAFRHAQEKQMQFKWQQIKNCATNLLPSQLNCKNKTHFFSLGLDARKTNVPFQN from the coding sequence TTGAAAAAACTACACATTGCAAATGTTAACTTTGAATTCCTCATCGATCGGCCGCAACAAGTTAATTTAGCCTCTTCTTTCTATTTACATCCCAATTTTTTGCAACTCCAATTCCTCCCACCACTCTATACACAAGAGCCTTATCTAACGACGACCAAAATGGGGATAAATAATTTTACCTTTGATAATCCACCTGAAGGAGATTTTGAAGTTGAATCCTGGGGATATAGCCCACTCATTGCTGAATGGGCTCATCAGAAAGGCTATGTCTATCATATGCCATCCTATGACCTTGTCAAACTAGCTTCTTCAAAAAAATTTTCTTTTTTGAATTCACCTCAATTGCCGGGATCCAAATTAATTTCATCTACTGATGATCTCGATTTTGATCAGTATCCGGTGGTGTTAAAGAGCGAATATGGATTTGCCGGTCGCGGGCTAAAGATCTACCATGCACCCCCTGACCCGAAGGATCCCTTTATTCAACGCGAACTTACAATGGGGCGATGCCTTATTGCCGAACCATGGGTGCAAACTCACCTTAACTTTAGTACTCAATATTATCTCTCACCAACCTCCATTGAAAAATTAACATCATGCATTATTGAAAATGATGCTAAAGGAGCTTACTTATCAACATATACCGGTGTCGATCATCTTCTAAGACAATATACGGAGCACTATATTGAAGCGGAAAAACTACTAAAAAAATTGCAAACTATGGGATATTTTGGGCATGTTGGCGTCGATGCATTCATTTGGGATAAAGGACTTCACCCGATTGTTGAAATCAATCCAAGAAAAACAATGAGCTATGTTGCATTTCGTCATGCACAAGAAAAACAAATGCAATTCAAGTGGCAACAGATTAAAAATTGTGCTACAAATCTATTACCGTCTCAACTAAATTGTAAAAATAAAACACACTTTTTTTCGTTAGGATTAGATGCAAGAAAAACAAATGTCCCATTTCAAAATTAA
- a CDS encoding sulfite reductase — protein sequence MESDRHNPFISKLLERKLLNLEGSSKKTYHISLACHPELTFQPGDSIAVFPHYKKEQITPLLDLLNTNGLFSYRGEIHPLSFILAQKANIDSFTNKLLRAIATHDISHRALIETLLNDKDQSKAFIQEHTVESALNLFEPKFIDVQMIVDSLSPILPRMYSIASSKHQYPNEIHLTVATFSFVKQGKLYAGLGSNFLCHAASIDQTPIPFYIHHAEHFRLPKDPHIPIIMIGPGTGIAPYRAFLQERSHFRSTGNHWLFFGDRNRQSDFYYEDFFTDFKKTHLLKLSLAFSRDQPQKIYVQDRMLEEARELWQWIQNGAHIYICGDAHRMAKDVQETLKQIAQIEGGLSEESALDYLKQLRKSKQLLLDIY from the coding sequence ATGGAAAGTGATAGACACAACCCCTTTATTTCTAAGCTATTAGAAAGAAAACTTCTCAATTTAGAGGGTTCTTCTAAAAAAACTTATCATATTTCACTTGCTTGCCACCCTGAATTGACTTTTCAGCCGGGAGATTCCATCGCAGTTTTCCCCCATTATAAAAAAGAGCAAATCACCCCACTGCTTGATTTATTGAATACAAATGGTCTGTTTTCCTATAGAGGAGAAATCCACCCACTGAGCTTCATCCTCGCTCAAAAGGCTAATATCGATAGCTTTACAAATAAACTCTTAAGAGCGATTGCAACTCACGATATCTCCCATAGGGCGCTCATCGAAACACTTTTAAATGATAAAGACCAATCGAAAGCCTTCATCCAAGAACATACTGTTGAATCGGCCTTAAACCTCTTTGAACCTAAGTTCATTGATGTGCAAATGATTGTTGATTCTCTGAGCCCTATCCTCCCTAGAATGTACTCTATTGCATCCTCTAAACATCAATATCCCAATGAAATTCACTTGACTGTTGCTACTTTTTCTTTTGTCAAACAAGGGAAACTTTATGCCGGATTAGGTTCTAATTTTCTCTGCCATGCAGCATCCATTGATCAGACCCCTATCCCTTTTTATATCCATCATGCAGAACACTTTAGACTTCCTAAAGATCCTCATATTCCTATTATTATGATTGGTCCCGGCACCGGAATTGCTCCCTATAGAGCCTTCTTGCAAGAACGCTCTCATTTTCGATCAACCGGTAATCATTGGCTTTTTTTTGGAGATCGCAATCGACAAAGTGATTTTTATTACGAAGATTTTTTTACTGATTTCAAAAAAACCCACCTTTTAAAACTCAGCTTAGCTTTCTCACGAGATCAACCGCAAAAAATTTATGTGCAAGATCGCATGCTTGAAGAAGCGCGAGAATTGTGGCAATGGATTCAAAATGGAGCTCATATCTATATTTGTGGTGATGCTCATAGAATGGCTAAAGACGTGCAAGAAACGCTCAAACAGATTGCTCAAATTGAAGGTGGTTTGAGTGAAGAAAGTGCATTAGATTATCTCAAACAACTCCGAAAATCAAAGCAGTTATTGTTAGATATCTACTAA
- the ispF gene encoding 2-C-methyl-D-erythritol 2,4-cyclodiphosphate synthase, giving the protein MFRTGLGQDSHRFLKEKSHKKCVIGGLVFEEVNGLDADSDGDVVLHSICNAISSITHVYILGEIAPKLCKEQGVTDSRVYLQEALKTLGSQKISHVSLALEAKQPRLQKHLDAIRSNVANLMGLNVSDVGMTVTSGDQLTDFARGEGIQCLAIVTVEQSPG; this is encoded by the coding sequence ATGTTTCGAACTGGTTTAGGGCAGGATTCGCACCGGTTTTTAAAAGAAAAAAGTCATAAGAAATGCGTCATTGGCGGCCTTGTCTTTGAAGAAGTCAACGGACTCGATGCAGATTCTGATGGGGATGTTGTTTTACATAGCATTTGTAATGCGATTTCTTCGATTACCCATGTGTATATTCTGGGAGAAATTGCCCCTAAATTGTGTAAAGAACAAGGGGTGACCGATAGTCGCGTTTATCTCCAAGAAGCACTAAAGACACTTGGATCGCAAAAGATCTCTCATGTATCATTAGCGCTTGAAGCAAAACAACCGAGACTGCAAAAGCACCTCGATGCCATCCGCTCTAATGTCGCAAACCTGATGGGTTTAAATGTGAGTGATGTGGGAATGACTGTGACTTCAGGGGATCAGTTGACCGATTTTGCACGCGGTGAGGGGATTCAATGTTTGGCAATTGTGACGGTTGAGCAAAGTCCGGGTTAG
- the gltX gene encoding glutamate--tRNA ligase: MNVRVRIAPSPTGDPHVGTAYMAIFNMIFARHYEGKFILRIEDTDQTRSRKEYEETVFRALKWSGIEWDEGPDIGGPYGPYRQSERTEIYREYVQKLLDAGHAYKCFATPEELKEMREVNAKLGKKIGYDRRYRNLSEAEIKEREDAKQSYVIRLKMPLSGDCIYEDAIKGRIASPWADVDDQVLLKSDGFPTYHLANVVDDHLMKITHVIRGDEWMSSTPKHIYLYQAFGWEPPIFMHMPLLLGEDGRKLSKRKNPTSIEYYKDTGYLPEAFINFLTLMGYSMPNDQEIYSLDQVIRDFNPSRIGVSGAFFDVRKLDWINQQYIINSLSEADLLQQLKNWYFNDAFFEKLMKLCHTRIKRLSDFMELCQFFFIDTPIYSEELLCPKGLTQEQAAFIIQTTIWELDRREDWSHSGMQQTSFDIAEMFKVNHKKVVMKILYAVITGKHQGPPLFDSFEILGKSRARARLLNAIHFLGGLSKNKLAYLSEKYTAATCHELMTKE, from the coding sequence ATGAATGTACGCGTTAGAATTGCCCCTTCCCCAACCGGAGACCCCCACGTTGGAACTGCCTATATGGCTATCTTTAATATGATTTTTGCTCGACATTATGAGGGCAAATTTATTCTCCGCATAGAAGACACTGACCAAACACGCTCGAGAAAAGAATATGAAGAAACGGTCTTCCGTGCTCTAAAATGGAGTGGGATTGAATGGGATGAAGGACCTGACATTGGTGGCCCTTATGGTCCTTACCGCCAATCAGAAAGAACAGAAATCTATCGGGAATATGTTCAGAAACTTCTCGATGCAGGTCATGCCTATAAATGTTTTGCAACACCGGAAGAACTCAAAGAAATGAGAGAAGTGAATGCAAAGTTAGGGAAAAAAATAGGCTATGATCGCCGCTACCGGAATTTGAGTGAGGCTGAAATTAAAGAAAGAGAAGATGCCAAACAATCTTATGTGATCCGCCTAAAAATGCCCCTATCCGGCGATTGCATATACGAAGATGCCATTAAAGGCCGTATTGCTTCCCCTTGGGCTGATGTCGATGATCAAGTATTATTAAAATCTGATGGGTTTCCCACCTACCACTTAGCTAATGTCGTTGATGACCACCTCATGAAAATCACTCATGTCATTCGTGGCGATGAGTGGATGAGCTCAACCCCTAAACACATTTACCTCTATCAGGCATTTGGATGGGAACCCCCTATTTTTATGCATATGCCCCTGCTACTCGGTGAAGATGGGCGCAAATTATCAAAAAGAAAAAATCCGACCTCTATTGAATACTATAAAGACACGGGATATCTTCCGGAGGCCTTTATTAATTTTTTAACTTTAATGGGTTATAGCATGCCAAATGACCAAGAGATTTACTCTCTTGATCAAGTCATTCGAGATTTCAATCCAAGCCGTATTGGAGTGTCAGGTGCCTTTTTTGATGTGCGCAAATTAGACTGGATTAATCAGCAATATATCATAAACTCATTATCGGAAGCAGATTTGCTTCAACAATTAAAAAATTGGTATTTCAATGATGCCTTTTTTGAAAAGCTGATGAAATTATGCCATACGCGCATCAAACGACTTTCCGATTTTATGGAACTTTGTCAATTTTTCTTTATAGACACGCCTATTTACTCTGAAGAACTGCTCTGTCCTAAAGGCCTTACTCAGGAACAAGCTGCTTTTATTATACAGACTACCATTTGGGAGTTAGATCGACGAGAAGACTGGTCTCATTCCGGTATGCAACAGACCTCATTTGACATTGCAGAAATGTTTAAGGTGAATCATAAAAAAGTCGTAATGAAAATCCTATATGCAGTCATTACGGGGAAGCACCAAGGCCCACCCTTATTTGACTCCTTTGAAATTTTAGGAAAATCAAGAGCTCGAGCAAGATTGCTTAATGCAATTCACTTTTTAGGCGGGCTTTCAAAAAATAAACTAGCTTACTTGTCAGAAAAATATACAGCAGCAACATGTCATGAACTCATGACAAAAGAATAA